The following is a genomic window from Nymphaea colorata isolate Beijing-Zhang1983 unplaced genomic scaffold, ASM883128v2 scaffold0518, whole genome shotgun sequence.
ACCATCCAGGCTGGCAGCCAAGTTCTGCAGGACCCCCAGAGCAGCACCAAGAACTACATCCAGTTGAAGTTCGGCAACTGCCTACCCAGTTCATACTACTGCGCCACTGCAGAGGAAGACGTCACCCAATACAGTTGCCTCGCACTCTTCTCCCTAGGCATTCCAAACTATGTCTACATCACTGCTTCCTGCACCCTTTCCACCAACGGAAACTCATGCTCTGACAGTTACGCCTATTCCCGAATAAAAGCCAGTGACAGTTTGATATACTTTTCATTTATGGATAAGTCCTATCTATATTTAATCCCGTCATGATGAGATGCGGTTATATTTAATCTACAAGCATgatgggttggggttggggttggccTTGCTGTCTCCCGTCTGGCGGTAGCACTACCTCCGGCTGCATACAACGTGACGGCCTCGCAGGAATTGGCTAAATTGGCGGCATTGCCTTCTGCAGTAAGACCTGTGTAGATGCATGGTCATGCGGAACTGGTAAGGGAATCCCCATGGAGGAGCCATTCTATATCGAGCATCCCATCACCAAGGCTGCCGGCTATGTGGGCTATCACTCAAGAACAAACTAAGTTGTTCTGTCCTTCCGCGGGAGCAGCAATGCCCAAAACTGGATCTAGGATGCCAACTTCTAAAAGCTGGCATATTTCCGCTGTCCGGCTGTCTCATCCACGCTGGCTTCTACACCGACTACCTTTTCTTCGAGAAGATTCTGACCGAGAAGACACAAGCTCTCTTGGCCAACACCCTTCAGCCAGTATTGTCACTACAGGGCACAGTCTAGGTGCAGCTATCTCCGCCATTTGCGCAATTTAGATGAAGTACAACTTCCCCGACAGGCGCGTATCCATCCACAACTTCGGCCAGCCCAGACTCGGCAACATAAAATTGGCGGAACACATGGCTCAAAAACTGGACGCCATGTACCGAGTGGTCCACAACCGCGACCTTGTCCCCCATGTGCCTCCAGATCTGCCAGGCTTTGACTACCACCACCCACCCTACGAGGTTTCTTCAACTCAGACCTCAGCAGCTATAAGGTGTGTGACTCTACTGGAGAAGATATGAGCTGCAGCAACAAGTTTTTCCCTGCGTACGATCCCAACGACCATGACCACTATTTCGTATATATCAGCCAGGTGCAGTGCTGAGCCAATGATAACCATCATATTATCATCTCACTTCTCCTTTTATTAGTATAGGCGGATCTAATGTAAATGGGGTCATTTTTGCCATTCCTGTCACATATTAAAGATGTTTAATGCTTCTTTAAGTCTTTTTCTTGGATGATTGGTGTAATTCTGACGAAATATACTTATAAAAGCAGGAATTCTAGGATGTGATACGCATATGGGGCCAAAATTAAAGCTCTTGCCAAGTATACTATAACAGCAAGGAGAGTACATCTATGGCCCAAATATGTCGAACCACTGTATGAATATCTAATAAATAAGCATtctattttattcttttatctttatttGGTTTCAAATTGGAAACATCATTCAGTAGCAGGCTTTTAATTTGAAAGCATTACTATTCGTTTTGGCAGCATTTCGACTTAATGATAAAGCTTCCTAACGTGATTCTACCTGAACTTAGTGCTAATAGCTTCATATCTTAACCAGTAAactattttttgaaaatcatgcAAAATAAATCGTAGAAAGTTGATGTAAggattttttccaaaaatcttCTGGATAATTTAATCAAtcccaatattttttttgagatttttatatTCCCAATTATTATTTCATAATATGGAATTCattaaaagtaaaacatgacaaaaaacaaaaaaaacattaccATTGAAACGAAAATCTCTTCATTTGTCGTTTTATCTTCTAATtgactttttagttttttcttaaGAACTATGttaagaaaaatgagaaatggTTCAACTTTATAACTGAGTAAAAGAAAACCTCAATAATCTTCTAAGGAATCCGTTAGAAATGGGAGGATAGTcaaaaatgctcattttttgaaaattatgctCTAGAGCATTCGATCTTTAATCATAATTTATAACATATCCATGAGCTGGGAAGGACAAAAGGACAACCAGGATGGGGACAGCCAGGACAGCAAGGTCAAAAGGTCAATAGGGAGGATGGGGACAACCAGGCCAACAACAGCAAGGAGGATTGGGGCAGCAAGGCAGCAAGGACAGCCAGGCGGGTGGGGTCAGCAAGGCCAACAGCCGCAAACAGGTGGATGGGGACAGCAAGGTCAGCAAGGCCAGCAGGACAGCAGGCAGAGGGAGGGACCAGGCCAAGGCCAGCAGGGACAGCAGGGCTTGGTGATGGGGCAGCCAGGGCAACAAGGACAGCAAGGAGGATGGGGACAGCAGGGACAGCAGGGGCAAAAAGGCCAATAAGGTGGCTGGGGGCAGCAGCCAGGTTATCAACAGCAAGGTGGATGGGGTCAAGGTGAGCATATACACCAAGAAGGCCATCATCCCTCTGAGGGTCAATGGGGGAATCAGGGTCAAGGGCAAGGCCAATACGGACACCAAGGGCAACTTACAGGTGCATTCAATCCAGTTCCCAACCAGTCTTACAAGATAGCTCTTGCACATAGGCCAAATATGGTCTGTGACTCCAGTGGAAACCCAAAATAAAAGTATAGACTAATCCTTTGGTCTTATCACAACGGTCCAACCAAAAATGGCAGTTCGTGCCTGACGGTCAAGGAAACTACAGCATCGTTAACTTGGAGAACAAAGGCACCCTTGAGATTCCCGACCACTCCAATGGCCAGCAAGGCACCCAGCTTCACGTGAGCAACCTAATGGCACATCAACGAGAAATGGAAAGTTGAACAGGAGCAGGAGGCTATTCTATTCGTTCTGCACTAAACCCCAAGCTTGGTTTCAATGTGCTTGGCGCAAACTGCTATGAAGGGGATAAGATTGGAATTTGGCCTTATGAGGGAAATAAAAACGAGACCTGGACCATCGCCCCCTGCTGATACAACCATCATTCAAATACAAGCTCAATATTAGCAAATATTAAATCGCTATCAATTTTGCCAAAGCTATGCTACCAAAACTTGAGCAGGAGCATACCCTTGAGGAGAACTTTGAGATGCACTGAGGAATAAAACGAAGTGTTGAAAAAGTGTCAAAATTATGCTCTTTCCAAGCATACAATTGCGCATATTAGGAGTGCATCTATGGCCCAGGATATCAAATCAAGCATTCtatttcattctttattttttatttggtttcaaaGTGGACATCATTCAGCATACTTTTAATGTGAAAGTATTAATAATCACTTAGACAGCAGTTTTCTTGAGGAAACGGCTGCTCAAAGTGATTCTATTGAATCTTGGTTAAAATAGCTACTAATCTCCACCAGTATTTGATACTTTCATAGGCATACAAAATAAATTCTGGAAGCTTAATGTAAGGATTGATTTCAAAAGGTCTTCTTGAATTTTAATGACTTGAGCTTTAGATGGCGTAAAATCTTATCTTTATGAAAGATTAATAGTCGTATATCAACAGGAATAATAAATAATCAACTTCATATATTATGTTTTCatattgtaaaaaatttaagttCTCTAAATATTCATTCGAAATATCATTCATACGCTTTTAGTATTTTTCTTAAGACGATGTAAAGGAAATGTAAATTAACGAGTAAAAGGTATCCTCTCAAAATCATCGAAAGAATCGCGATGGAAATGCAGCATatccaaaatatttttctgaaaattatgCCAACAGCATTCGATCTTTAACCATAATTTATAACATATCAATGAGCTGGGGATAACCAGGCTAACAACCGTCAACAAGCGGCTGGGGGCAGTTAGGTCAAGAACAATTGGGGGATTGGGACAGTCGGGGCAACAAGGACAGCAAGAAGTATGGGGACAACAAGGGCAACTTACAGGCGCATTCAATCCAATTGCCAACCAGCGTTACAAGATAGCCTTGCCCATCAACCAAATATGGTTTGTAACCAAAGCGAAACCCAACAATATAAGTATAGACTTAACCTTTGGTCTTACAAGTACACTCCCAACCAACAATGGCGTTCTTGCCTGACGGACAAGGAAACTACAGTATTATTAATTTGCAGATCGGAGGCGCCCTTGAGATTCCCGACACCCAACGGCCACAAGCACTCGGCTTCACGTGAACCAGCCTAATGGAACCATCGACCAAAAATGGAAAGTCGAACAAGGAGCAGGAGGATATTCTATTCGTTCTACACGTAACGCCAATTTGCCCTTAATGTGTTCGGTCAGAACTGCATCGAGGGAGATGCGATTGGAATTTTGCCTTATGAGggaataaaaaccagacctggaccatcaccccgtttgatgcaacCCTCATTCAAATAATATCTCGATATAAATTGAcacatatttaataattttgccCAAATTTATGCTAAAACATAGGAATAATAATCTAATTTATTCTACAATAAGGCTTAGATTCCCACATTATGGACACTTATGCCATATATGTCATACATACACCCATTTAATGAATCTTTAAGTTTATAAGCAACtgatataatttaaaaatgaataagTCTTCCTCCATCCTCTCCTAATCCTCGCGCAACGTAAGCTCCTTTTTTAACGAATCCTCACAGTCGATTGCCAAGTGCTGTGAGTTCCGCCAAAAATACGAAGATTGCTATCGTGATATGTCTCAGGCTCGATATAGAGTCGCAACCTTAAGCAGGAAAACATATCTTTGAGGAGCACTTTGAGAGGCACTGAGGAGTAAAACACAGTGCTGAAGAATATTCTCGCtagtaaaaaagaaatcatTGGAAAATTGAATAGAGAGGCCATCGCCAGCAACCAAGAAATTAGTCGACTTTAAGATTAGATCACATGATCACTGAGCATTGCAGCAACAGACTAATGGAAAGCAGGAAATTTAGGAAGTAAGGGTCAAGATAACTGAGGAATACCGAACCTTAGAGAGTCGTTATGAAAGACTGGTGAAAGATAATTAGAAATTGGTAGGAGAACATCAAAGATTGAAGCAGGAACACTAGCGAGCAAGATAATAGCATACAAGGGAAGTGCAGAAGATAACACAGGAGAAAGATTACACCATCACTCAAACACATCAGCTATTCTTCAAAAAATTGGAATAGTTTGGCAACACCTTTAACTCCCCAGCTAAATCTCCAaccaaaacatcaaaaaatagcCAACTTTCTCTACAAGATAAAGCAAAACTCTCCAGCAGTCACTTTGAAGGATTTGGATATGAGTTGGCCTCTTTTAAGTAGCGTAAACAACAGCAAGAGGGTAAGTATGAGCAAATCATAAGAATAAAGGACATAGAAATATAGACTCTGAAGAGCAAAGTGGTTGAACTTTAGGCTCAAATGGCCTAATCTATGGAATTGTTTGAGTAACAAATCGCACAAACCAAGCAGCTCAAGCAGACCATTTCCCAGCATCAACAAAACATAGAAGTAAATGAGGTCAACAAAAGTCGTCAATCCTAAAGGGAGCAACTACTGCTTTCAGTCGGGAAGAGAATGCAGCTATGCTCAGGAACTGCTTGATTGATAGTGCAGACCTCGTTGACCGATTGCTCAACGCTCTTCCATCAGGCAAAAAGTTCGAACTTGAGGTCTTGCTGAAGGAGGCATAGGCTTGCTGCGAAGACGCATGCAGGAACACCCTCAGAAACGCCATCGGAAGCAAGCAGTACGAGCAGACCAGCAGAGCTTTCGAGGAATTGCGCCAAGATTACGAACTGCTTCAGCTCAAGCATGCCACTTTGCAGCGATAGTACACGTAAATTTTAGAAGATAACCAGCGACTAATCAAATATAGCCATCTCAGCAGGTACAGAATGATCCGGAATAACCCACCTCTCCTGGAAAGCACGCCCAACTTGAGTAGTAAACGCAGGGAAAGGGAGGACTCAAGCAACAAGGAAAACATGAGATCCACAATCAACCACTGATAATCGTATATTAATTACTTCTGCAAACTCATAAATATCACTGATCACCAATTCTAGTGGAGGATTATCTTGCGCTTGATAGTTTGCTCTGGAGTTATTCCTAACAGTTGCGAAATAAAAGTGATCAAATATTGCTGCACTTCCTTAGGTCCACAATAAAGAACTCTAAATTTCTATAGATTTTGGCTCTGGGAGATGAAATCCATGATCTTGCCTGCCTCTTTTTCGAGCAGTCTCACCATCTTTAACCCTCCTTAGCGGGTGCAGGAAATTATCTCGcatgattcttctttttgattaAGCAGATGATGGTGGTGCATTTCGTCACTGTAGCTGTTAGTATAGACTAGCATGCATTTCCAGTTACGCTTTTGCTGCTGCTCCAAAATCCACAGAAAAGGAGCAATTCCAGTCCCAAGAGTAACAAGTAAATTGAATGGTCGGACCTCCTAGGGCAAAAAATCACCCTGTAGAATCTTTCCTTTGCGGCTTTGGCCTTGGTTTCGGAAAAGATCGTGGCTGCAAAGTCCACGATAGAGACGGCCCTCGGTGATTTGATCCTCGACTAATTTGATTAGAAGGTAGATTTTGTTGCCCTCCACCTTTGCGATTGAGTACTTGCGGCCTACAACTTCGCTGGCGTGCGACAGGAAGTAGTTGAAATCAAGCTTGAGTTCAAAGTCCTTTATGAAGTCAATCACATTTCTCTTATATTTGCGGATGTAGTTGAAATATTCTTAGAAATCAGTCCCAAATTCAGCGATTTTGGTCTGAAGCATGGGGATTAGTGGAGGCTGCGAGCTGCTAGCGTTGTGGGCCTGTGAAGAAGAGTAGTTGAGAGTTGAACTTATGTTGAGATGCTATGTGAGAAGTTTAAGGACGCTCGTTTCAACACCCTGCCACTCCACAGCTTAAGACCCTTCTTTGCCCAATGCTGCAGAAGCCACTCAATATCTTCACTCCGGTTGTGGGGGAATATCTATGCACATCGCCCTACCGAGCCTGCCCGCCCAACACACGTAGAGTTGCCCAAAAagttctccttcccttcctgTTCAAAGCTCCTCAACCTTTTCGatctcaaactcaactcatctTCCAAGTTTCTCAGTGATGGAGTGCGAAGCTGTACTGGCTCACCTTCAAATTTCTTTGCATTTAGTCGCAAAAAGTTAGTCACTTCAGTCCTCCATGTTTTTAGATAAGCGTGTCTGTAGCCTTGTGGATCCATATCGTCTCCAAGTGCTATTTCTACAAACTCTTGCGCTCCGAGCATTTTTAGACGTTGGCGTAGCTTACGAGCAGCCATGCCAAAGTGATCGCCGTATGAGCTATCCCCGAGGGAGTAGACAGCGAGCGAAATGGGATATTTTAGCTTGTAATTTTTAGCCATGAGTTGCTTCCAGAAGGGACGCATTCGGTAGGGCGGACTTCCTTGCCCTGTAGTCGATACGAAGAATATCCATATGCCTGGGAGGAGCTCAGTTTCTTTGCATAGCTGCTGCACTGAGGCCACTTTTATATGCTCTTCCTGACAATGGTTAAGAAACTCTCTCATCAGATCCAGAGTATTGCCGGTCTCTGAGGCCCAGCCAACATGCACTTCCATTATAGAAAGATAACAACATCAAATTGCAAAAAATCATCAAGCCAAAGATAACCTCAAGACTATATTTGCATCATGGGCCATTTCCTATATGAAAACTTaacattttcaacatttttttgtttggaataaaataagcaaaaacatTGATCCCGTTTGCACCCCCTTAACTTCCCCTGAGGGCAATTAAGTTATTGAAATTTGCATAAGGAATTAATTTCTCACGCAATAATGCTCTCGACGAGATCTTCAAatccttttttgtttaatataaaaGGGGGACAAAAACTTTGTTTATAAGTGCAAAGTGTTAGACGCCTTCTGACTAGCCTGAAATCAGCTTCTTCCAAACATTTGGCAATAAAAGTGATGGATGACCGCTTAAATATGGCTTTATAATCCAATAATAGCCTTTACTTATTATGAGTTTGATTAATGGCAAATATATTTATTACTGAAAACCCTGCTAGCTCATCAAAGGCGTATATTTTTCgatattttttgttgcatatagTGAGCTATGCTTAGATAATGGATGAAGAATCATGGGTAAGAATCATTTTTTATTCTCGATTCAAATATATTCTAAGCATTAACTCAAAACATAAAGTTTTTAGATT
Proteins encoded in this region:
- the LOC116245117 gene encoding NADPH-dependent diflavin oxidoreductase 1, which gives rise to MEVHVGWASETGNTLDLMREFLNHCQEEHIKVASVQQLCKETELLPGIWIFFVSTTGQGSPPYRMRPFWKQLMAKNYKLKYPISLAVYSLGDSSYGDHFGMAARKLRQRLKMLGAQEFVEIALGDDMDPQGYRHAYLKTWRTEVTNFLRLNAKKFEGEPVQLRTPSLRNLEDELSLRSKRLRSFEQEGKENFLGNSTCVGRAGSVAHVKLGALLAIGVVGNLKGAFVLQVNDAVVSLTVRHELPFLRDDGLLGVYAHLDPIHLAVDNLAAAPSHLIGLFAPAVPAVPILLAVLVALAAPSPSPAVPAGLGLVPPSACCPAGLADLAVPIHLFAAVGLADPTRLAVLAALLPQSSLLLLAWLSPSSLLTF